TTGGTCAAGCACCGCGGCCGTGGCGCGCACATCCAGCCCTCGCGTGGGATTCTCCGCAACGATGGCGTCGGGCCGCGGGTCGAGTTCGCGCCCAAGTACCAGCTTCTGCTGGTTGCCGCCCGAGAGGGTGCCCACCACGTCATCCACGCTTTCCGACCGGACGTCGAACGACTGCCGGACCTGGTCCGCCCGCCTCGCCACCGCGTCCCAGTCCAGGGCGCGCGCCGTGGAGAGCCCCCGCAGGGCAAGGTTTTCGGTGAGCGTGAACTCGAGCACGGCCGCGTCGCGGTGCCGATCCTCGGGGATGAACGACACGTCGCCGGGCCGTTGCACCTCGCCCGAGGTGGCCGCCTGCCGGCCCGCGAGGAGTCGCAACAGGGTCGCCTGGCCGGCCCCCTCAACTGCAGCGATCCCCAGCACCTCGCCGGCGTGGACCTCGCCTGTGGTCGGGTGGAGCAGCACCTGGCCCGAAGGAGCGAGCACGCTCGCGTTGGTGAGGAGAGGACCACCGGTCCCGCGTGACGCTCGCCACGTCGCGGGGCGAACGTGCCGACATCACCGCCGAGCATGGCGCGCACCA
This DNA window, taken from Gemmatimonadota bacterium, encodes the following:
- a CDS encoding ATP-binding cassette domain-containing protein; translated protein: MLAPSGQVLLHPTTGEVHAGEVLGIAAVEGAGQATLLRLLAGRQAATSGEVQRPGDVSFIPEDRHRDAAVLEFTLTENLALRGLSTARALDWDAVARRADQVRQSFDVRSESVDDVVGTLSGGNQQKLVLGRELDPRPDAIVAENPTRGLDVRATAAVLDQLRAAADAGVAVVCYSTDLDEVLSVADRVWVVHAGRVQEIAGDRETIGRAMIGASAPRVA